The Coffea arabica cultivar ET-39 chromosome 1e, Coffea Arabica ET-39 HiFi, whole genome shotgun sequence genome has a window encoding:
- the LOC140016475 gene encoding zinc finger BED domain-containing protein RICESLEEPER 1-like, producing the protein MHIISRSDYPTSNLFLQEILKVKKVLDARENDEDDFIRGMVRRMKLKFDKYWGECNLLMSIAAILDPRQKMRVIEFAFPKMYPPYEAQENIIKVRQAIFDLYEEYVVIAASASAGANNSMFGASTSQDPLRPSSSIWDDFDEYCVKVETNEAHKSELVDYLDKARQPVGANPKEFDCLDWWRINRISYPVLSQLACDILAIPIITVASEATFSVGSRVIDSYRASLAPEVVQVLMCAGIIECLKMDKGQEATEDF; encoded by the exons ATGCACATAATTTCAAGGAGTGATTATCCAACTAGCAACTTGTTCCTCCAAGAGATTCTAAAGGTGAAGAAAGTGTTGGATGCACGAGAAAATGACGAAGATGATTTCATCCGGGGAATGGTTAGAAGAATGAAGCTCAAGTTTGATAAATACTGGGGTGAATGCAATTTGTTGATGTCCATTGCTGCTATTTTGGATCCAAGGCAGAAAATGCGAGTGATAGAGTTTGCCTTTCCTAAGATGTACCCGCCTTATGAAGCACAAGAGAATATTATAAAAGTTCGGCAAGCCATCTTTGACCTTTATGAAGAGTATGTTGTTATAGCTGCCAGTGCAAGTGCTGGTGCAAATAATTCAATGTTTGGTGCATCTACTAGCCAGGATCCGCTTCGGCCATCATCTTCTATTTGGGATGATTTTGATGAGTATTGTGTCAAAGTCGAGACCAATGAGGCCCACAAGTCTGAATTGGTAGATTACCTGGACAAGGCTCGCCAGCCAGTTGGAGCAAATCCAAAGGAATTTGACTGCTTAGATTGGTGGAGGATCAATCGGATCTCATACCCGGTATTATCTCAGCTGGCCTGTGATATATTAGCCATTCCTATCATTACTGTAGCATCCGAGGCCACCTTCAGTGTTGGGAGTAGGGTGATTGATTCCTACCGAGCTTCACTTGCTCCTGAGGTAGTTCAGGTTTTAATGTGTGCAG GTATTATTGAGTGTTTGAAGATGGATAAGGGGCAAGAAGCTACTGAAGACTTCTAA
- the LOC113692664 gene encoding uncharacterized protein, with translation MAIKQKPDESLRSFMTRFNTESLQIRDKDEKVVMAAFMNGLRVEELFDKLAKKPPGTLEELLTRAHAAANAEEAGRLKRESDRELGDRRGRVNPPEHRDGPVKKNVFDRLSKDKAPAQPPLPAKGYTPQTRPRAQILAVMEAEGLEGRPPKMGTSRNKRNQDRYCAFHRDVGHDTEGCWALQMEIQDLIQRGFLG, from the coding sequence ATGGCCATCAAGCAGAAACCGGATGAGTCCCTGAGGAGTTTCATGACCCGTTTCAACACGGAGAGCTTGCAGATCAGGGACAAAGACGAGAAGGTGGTCATGGCCGCCTTCATGAATGGGCTTAGGGTGGAGGAGCTCTTCGACAAGCTCGCCAAGAAGCCCCCCGGTACCCTGGAAGAACTCTTGACCAGGGCGCACGCGGCCGCTAATGCGGAAGAGGCTGGTCGCCTGAAGAGAGAATCAGATAGGGAGCTCGGAGATCGAAGAGGACGGGTGAACCCGCCCGAGCATAGGGACGGCCCGGTCAAGAAGAATGTTTTCGACCGACTCTCGAAGGATAAAGCCCCCGCTCAGCCGCCGCTTCCAGCAAAAGGCTACACCCCCCAAACTCGGCCCAGAGCCCAAATTCTAGCCGTTATGGAGGCGGAGGGCCTAGAGGGGCGGCCACCTAAGATGGGGACATCCCGGAACAAGAGGAACCAGGACCGGTACTGTGCCTTCCACCGTGACGTTGGGCATGATACGGAGGGGTGCTGGGCCCTGCAAATGGAGATACAGGATCTGATCCAGCGCGGCTTCTTGGGGTGA
- the LOC140016471 gene encoding zinc finger BED domain-containing protein DAYSLEEPER-like, producing the protein MSGPLEVSSSPHVSIADSSAPLMLDSSIFVSDENPENDVIASESDSGRVNIEIEQGATGGQNVQQGEEDAGDSEFHMPKRCKTFESRDDFQEFTEDGLHYAICLHCGKKLCRGKTKQTTSMLRHRYSCPSVPALHSDKFDVEKLREAIAHWILMHEHPFTIVEEEGFNIMLKHGMPKWQKISHSTVKNDCVQVYELERKKLKNLLRRVQKVSLTIDMWKSKNQKIEYMVLTGHWIDANWKLQKKDDNASNSDAAVRLLKHDLGKSNKLLGGGKLFHVPCCAHVFNLMVQDGLSEIVDIIENIRDSVEFVNWYDERALLFAGIAEQLQISGKKMLLDCRTRWNSTYEMLSCTLKFKEVFSRFQDREPHYDFCPSSEDWEKVEKVYTILEKF; encoded by the exons ATGTCTGGTCCACTTGAGGTTTCTTCAAGCCCACATGTGTCTATAGCTGATTCATCCGCTCCACTAATGTTGGACAGCTCAATATTTGTGAGCGATGAGAACCCAGAAAATGATGTTATTGCTTCTGAAAGTGACAGTGGTCGTGTGAATATTGAAATAGAACAAGGGGCAACCGGGGGCCAGAATGTTCAACAAGGAGAGGAAGATGCAGGTGACAGTGAATTTCACATGCCTAAAAGATGTAAAACATTTGAGTCACGGGATGACTTCCAAGAATTTACAGAAGATGGGTTACACTATGCCATCTGTCTACACTGTGGGAAAAAACTATGCCGAGGCAAAACCAAACAAACCACTAGCATGTTGAGGCATCGATATAGTTGTCCATCTGTACCAGCATTGCATTCGGACAAATTTGATGTGGAAAAATTGAGGGAGGCAATTGCACATTGGATCTTAATGCACGAGCATCCTTTCACCATTGTGGAGGAAGAGGGTTTCAACATTATGTTGAAACATGGGATGCCGAAGTGGCAAAAGATCTCGCATTCGACAGTTAAAAATGACTGTGTACAGGTGTATGAACTAGAAAGAAAGAAGTTAAAGAACTTGTTGAGACGTGTGCAGAAAGTGAGCTTGACAATTGATATGTGGAAATCAAAGAACCAAAAGATTGAGTACATGGTTCTAACTGGGCATTGGATTGATGcaaattggaaactccaaaaaAAGG ACGACAATGCCTCCAATAGTGATGCGGCTGTGAGACTTCTGAAACATGATCTTGGCAAATCAAATAAGCTATTGGGTGGAGGCAAATTGTTTCATGTTCCCTGTTGTGCTCATGTCTTCAATCTTATGGTTCAAGATGGCCTAAGTGAGATAGTGGATATCATTGAAAACATTAGGGATAGCGTGGAGTTTGTGAACTGGTATGATGAGAGAGCGTTGCTATTTGCTGGAATTGCTGAACAACTTCAAATATCAGGGAAAAAAATGCTCCTTGATTGTAGGACAAGGTGGAACTCCACATATGAAATGTTGAGTTGTACTTTGAAATTTAAGGAGGTTTTTTCACGTTTCCAAGACCGGGAGCCCCATTATGATTTTTGTCCATCTTCTGAGGATTgggaaaaagtagaaaaggtCTACACCATTTTAGAGAAGTTCTAG
- the LOC113692645 gene encoding uncharacterized protein, with product MPGIPIELAVHKLHVDPNAQPVKQKKMSFAPERNEVVRSEVDKLLEAKIVKEVFYPTWLANPVLVKKEERAWRMCVDFTDLNKACPIHCYPLPRIDQLVNSTSGYEIFCFLDAFKGYHQIALDEEDQEKTSFITENGTYCYVTMPFGLKNAGTTYQRLVNKLFKDQIGRNMEVYVDDMLVKSRTQEQFIADLREIFDVLRNSRMQLNPKKCTFGVRSGKFLGYMISKEGVRANPDKIKAITDMAPPRNIKEVQRLTGRMTALNRFLSKSAVRGSPFFKTLRRAPQFEWSPECQRAFDELKSHLARLPGLTSPEQGETLFVYLTVGEEAVSAVLVREKDKVQKPVYYVSRALQGADARYSVVERYVFTLVHVARKLRSYFQTHPIVVVTNQPLKQILSKPDVSGRMVKKVVELSEHDLGYQPRTTIKVQVLADFIAEDVSFASRGTEVDHTRQAVETLQAKETAKATQTQEVDEALQAEDAAEVAQANKVAEFGRTGDAAEAKQAGKAVEVKGAGEAAEAEQTGEAAEVGQARETAEVGQVGDAAEVTQSGGAVKAEPARRAAQTRGATEAAGRSDLVWTLYVDGASSREGCGAGLLLISPTGEELAYALRFDFRASNNQSEYEALVAGMEMAPKLGAELIKFYSDSQLIVNQVGGSYEVKEKPLRKYVAKVRELRDQFKQVILEQIPWSQNKRADALSKLASTSFNTLNRGILVEVVKSRAYERLDATVIQCVTPEEGSYILRELHEGICGSHVGPKVLAKKGMLSGYYWPTIFRDSAELVARCRPCQLHASIHHAPTQEMIPLHSPWPFFQWRIDLLGPFPRALGGHEHLVLVSDNGRQFANSSLQEWCSELGIRQHFTSVGHPQANGQVENVNRTILHGLKTRIESVRTGWLDELPIILWSYRTPPRTATQETPFVLTYGAKPVIPAEIGVPSGRVQHFVAQNNEGEMRLNLDLLEHRREKACIRIAKYKG from the exons ATGCCAGGGATCCCCATCGAGCTAGCGGTTCACAAGCTACACGTGGACCCCAACGCCCAACCGGTGAAACAAAAGAAGATGAGCTTTGCACCTGAGCGAAATGAGGTAGTCCGAAGTGAGGTAGACAAATTATTAGAAGCCAAGATCGTGAAGGAGGTCTTCTACCCGACCTGGCTGGCTAATCCAGTGCTggtcaagaaggaagaaagagcTTGGAGGATGTGCGTGGACTTCACTGACTTAAATAAGGCTTGCCCAATACATTGCTACCCCCTCCCACGGATTGATCAGCTCGTGAACTCAACCTCGGGATACGAGATTTTTTGTTTTCTGGACGCATTCAAGGGGTATCATCAAATAGCCCTGGACGAGGAAGATCAAGAGAAGACCTCATTTATCACTGAGAACGGCACTTATTGTTATGTCACCATGCCGTTTGGACTAAAGAATGCAGGCACAACCTACCAAAGGTTGGTTAATAAATTGTTCAAAGACCAGATCGGCCGAAATATGGAGGTTTACGTGGATGACATGTTGGTGAAAAGCCGGACTCAGGAGCAGTTCATCGCAGACCTCAGGGAAATTTTCGATGTCCTTCGAAACTCACGGATGCAACTAAACCCCAAAAAATGCACCTTCGGGGTCAGGTCGGGAAAGTTCCTGGGCTACATGATTTCCAAGGAAGGGGTGAGAGCTAACCCGGACAAAATCAAGGCCATCACAGACATGGCCCCTCCCCGAAACATCAAGGAGGTTCAGCGCCTGACCGGGAGGATGACGGCTCTGAACAGGTTCCTGTCTAAATCGGCAGTTCGGGGCTCCCCTTTCTTCAAGACCTTGCGAAGGGCTCCGCAATTTGAATGGAGCCCCGAGTGTCAGAGAGCGTTCGACGAACTAAAATCCCACCTGGCTCGGTTGCCAGGTCTAACTTCTCCCGAGCAGGGTGAGACCTTGTTTGTCTACCTAACTGTGGGGGAAGAGGCTGTTAGCGCGGTGCTGGTACGAGAGAAAGATAAAGTTCAGAAACCTGTGTATTATGTTAGCCGAGCTCTGCAGGGGGCCGATGCAAGGTATTCGGTGGTGGAACGGTATGTCTTCACATTAGTTCATGTAGCTCGAAAACTCAGGTCGTACTTCCAAACTCACCCCATAGTGGTGGTAACGAACCAACCCCTGAAGCAGATCCTCTCTAAGCCCGACGTCTCGGGACGAATGGTGAAGAAGGTTGTAGAGCTGTCAGAGCACGATCTCGGATACCAACCGAGGACCaccatcaaagttcaagttTTGGCGGACTTCATAGCAGAAGACGTCTCCTTTGCGTCACGCGGAACTGAGGTCGATCACACCAGACAAGCAGTCGAAACCCTACAGGCCAAAGAAACTGCCAAGGCCACACAAACCCAAGAGGTAGACGAGGCCTTGCAGGCTGAAGACGCTGCCGAGGTTGCCCAGGCCAACAAGGTAGCGGAGTTCGGACGGACCGGAGACGCAGCTGAGGCCAAGCAGGCCGGAAAGGCTGTCGAGGTGAAGGGGGCCGGAGAAGCAGCTGAGGCCGAGCAGACCGGAGAAGCTGCCGAGGTCGGACAGGCCAGAGAAACGGCTGAGGTCGGTCAGGTCGGAGatgctgccgaggtcacacagtCTGGAGGAGCAGTTAAGGCTGAACCAGCCAGGAGGGCTGCCCAGACCAGAGGGGCTACAGAGGCTGCAGGACGATCAGATCTGGTCTGGACGCTGTACGTAGATGGCGCATCAAGCAGGGAAGGATGTGGAGCAGGTCTTCTCCTAATCAGCCCTACTGGGGAAGAGCTGGCCTACGCCCTGAGGTTCGATTTTAGAGCCTCCAATAATCAATCCGAGTATGAGGCACTGGTTGCGGGGATGGAGATGGCACCGAAATTAGGGGCtgaactaataaaattttacagCGATTCGCAGCTGATAGTGAACCAGGTAGGGGGAAGCTATGAGGTCAAAGAGAAGCCTTTGAGAAAGTACGTCGCCAAAGTGCGTGAGTTGAGGGACCAATTCAAACAGGTCATCCTGGAACAGATCCCCTGGAGCCAAAACAAGAGAGCTGATGCCCTATCCAAGCTGGCCTCTACCTCGTTTAACACCCTAAATCGAGGGATATTGGTGGAGGTCGTTAAAAGTCGCGCCTATGAGCGGTTGGACGCCACAGTCATTCAG TGTGTAACGCCAGAGGAAGGGAGCTATATCTTGCGCGAGCTGCATGAGGGCATCTGTGGCAGTCACGTCGGGCCAAAGGTACTGGCCAAGAAGGGAATGCTATCTGGATACTATTGGCCCACCATCTTTCGGGACTCAGCCGAGCTGGTGGCGAGATGTAGACCTTGCCAGTTGCACGCCTCAATTCACCACGCCCCAACTCAGGAGATGATTCCACTCCATAGCCCATGGCCATTCTTCCAATGGAGAATAGACCTACTAGGCCCTTTCCCCCGAGCTCTCGGAGGTCATGAGCATCTG GTCCTAGTCTCGGATAACGGCCGACAATTCGCAAATAGCTCCCTCCAGGAATGGTGTTCAGAGCTCGGTATACGGCAGCACTTCACTTCCGTGGGGCATCCACAAGCTAATGGACAGGTCGAAAATGTTAACAGAACCATCCTACATGGCTTGAAGACACGAATAGAGTCTGTCCGGACTGGGTGGCTGGATGAGCTGCCCATCATACTATGGTCTTACCGGACTCCACCCCGGACGGCCACTCAAGAAACCCCGTTCGTCCTGACATACGGGGCCAAACCAGTGATTCCAGCAGAAATTGGGGTACCCTCGGGTCGGGTACAGCATTTTGTGGCCCAGAACAACGAAGGGGAGATGCGGCTTAACTTAGACTTGCTCGAGCACCGTCGGGAAAAAGCATGCATAAGAATAGCAAAGTACAAGGGTTAG
- the LOC113692654 gene encoding uncharacterized protein — translation MKSYDATTDPEDHLFAFLTQMRLQTAADAVRCKTFPMFLEGKQRPEESLREYMVRFNNESLQVCDRDDKVVMATFINGLRKQKLYTELVERPPKSVREMLDRAHEKANAEEANRLKSAQERQRNDKRRRNANQGDVRRDQGRKNTYDRLPRSRPLGGDKSWTSLTVPRARVLAVMEQEGLSRPPRPLARDKSRRDQSLYCAYHRDMGHDTEDCRHLKKDIEKLIRRGHLR, via the exons atGAAATCCTACGAtgcaactacggatccggagGACCACCTGTTCGCATTCCTGACGCAGATGCGCCTGCAAACGGCCGCAGATGCAGTCAGATGCAAGACTTTCCCAATGTTCCTGGAGGGAAAG CAAAGGCCCGAGGAGTCACTACGCGAATACATGGTACGATTCAACAATGAGTCCCTCCAGGTCTGCGACCGAGACGACAAAGTGGTCATGGCTACCTTCATCAACGGGCTACGAAAGCAGAAGTTATACACTGAACTCGTAGAGAGACCTCCCAAGTCAGTTCGGGAGATGCTGGACCGAGCTCACGAGAAGGCCAACGCTGAGGAAGCTAATCGCTTGAAGAGCGCGCAGGAAAGGCAGAGGAACGACAAACGCCGAAGGAATGCCAACCAGGGAGACGTGCGGCGTGACCAGGGGCGAAAGAATACCTATGACCGCCTGCCTAGGAGTCGGCCCCTGGGGGGAGATAAGTCCTGGACTTCCCTCACAGTGCCCCGAGCTCGGGTCCTTGCGGTGATGGAGCAAGAAGGGCTTTCCCGACCTCCCCGACCCTTGGCCAGGGACAAAAGCAGACGGGATCAGAGCCTATACTGTGCATATCACCGAGATATGGGGCACGATACGGAGGATTGTCGTCACCTCAAGAAGGACATTGAAAAGTTGATCAGACGAGGCCACCTTAGGTAG